Proteins encoded within one genomic window of Bradyrhizobium sp. CB1717:
- a CDS encoding TetR/AcrR family transcriptional regulator, with protein sequence MDTALDRALRVFRERGYHATSIGDLTAAMRLATGSVYKAFRDKHAVFLAAFERYTGLRQEQTRSAAARGGNGRERLRNVLLSYVEHSQGIEGRRGCLVVGSAVELSAVDPAIRARVEAQLKTNEDFIAGLIREGQADGSIPGRVNADDTARLMICITQGMRVVGKARLPLDGERLVGVAMKLLA encoded by the coding sequence ATGGATACCGCGCTCGACCGCGCCCTTCGGGTGTTTCGCGAGCGCGGTTATCACGCCACCTCGATCGGCGACCTCACCGCGGCGATGCGGCTTGCCACCGGCAGCGTCTACAAGGCGTTTCGCGACAAGCATGCCGTGTTCCTCGCCGCCTTCGAGCGTTACACCGGCTTGCGCCAGGAGCAGACCCGCAGCGCCGCGGCGCGCGGGGGCAATGGCCGCGAGCGGCTGCGCAACGTGCTCCTATCCTATGTCGAACATTCCCAGGGCATCGAGGGGCGGCGCGGCTGCCTCGTGGTCGGCAGCGCGGTGGAATTGTCGGCGGTCGATCCGGCGATCCGGGCACGCGTCGAGGCCCAGCTCAAGACAAATGAAGATTTCATCGCCGGCCTCATCCGCGAGGGCCAGGCCGACGGCTCGATTCCGGGCCGTGTCAATGCCGACGACACCGCGCGGCTGATGATCTGCATCACGCAGGGCATGCGCGTCGTCGGCAAGGCGCGCCTGCCGCTCGACGGCGAGCGCCTCGTCGGCGTCGCGATGAAACTGCTCGCCTGA
- a CDS encoding N-carbamoyl-D-amino-acid hydrolase gives MARFVNVAAGQLGPIARAETRTEVVARLIALMRQAKANGCDLIVYPELALTTFFPRWYFEDQAEIDSFFEREMPGPETRALFDLAGELGIGFYLGYAELTAEAGSVRRYNTSILVDKSGAIVAKYRKVHLPGHAEHEPWREFQHLEKRYFEPGGGFGVADAFGGMMGMAICNDRRWSETYRVMGLQGVEMVMIGYNTPVHNPPAPEHDDLSLFHNHLVMQSGAYQNGTFVVGVAKAGVEEGVDHIGGSCIIAPSGEIIARCTTKGDELALARCDLDLCNSYKRTTFNFDAHRQPRAYGMIVERKGVTTMADGTPVKG, from the coding sequence GTGGCGAGATTTGTGAATGTGGCGGCCGGCCAGCTCGGCCCGATTGCGCGAGCCGAGACCAGGACCGAGGTGGTGGCGCGGCTGATCGCGTTGATGCGCCAGGCAAAGGCCAATGGCTGCGACCTGATCGTCTATCCCGAGCTCGCGCTGACCACGTTCTTTCCGCGCTGGTATTTCGAGGATCAGGCTGAGATCGACAGCTTTTTCGAGCGCGAGATGCCGGGGCCGGAGACGCGAGCCCTGTTCGATCTCGCCGGTGAGCTCGGCATCGGATTTTACCTCGGCTATGCCGAGCTGACGGCAGAGGCCGGCAGCGTCAGGCGCTACAATACTTCCATTCTCGTCGACAAGAGCGGCGCGATCGTTGCGAAGTACCGCAAGGTCCATCTGCCCGGCCATGCCGAGCACGAGCCGTGGCGCGAATTCCAGCATCTGGAGAAGCGTTATTTCGAGCCCGGCGGCGGCTTTGGCGTCGCAGATGCGTTCGGCGGTATGATGGGAATGGCGATCTGCAACGACCGCCGCTGGAGCGAGACCTATCGCGTGATGGGCCTGCAGGGCGTCGAGATGGTGATGATTGGCTACAACACGCCGGTTCACAATCCGCCCGCGCCGGAGCATGACGACCTCTCGCTGTTCCACAATCACCTGGTGATGCAGTCCGGCGCCTACCAGAACGGCACCTTCGTGGTCGGCGTCGCCAAGGCCGGGGTCGAGGAGGGCGTCGACCACATCGGCGGCAGCTGCATCATCGCACCCTCGGGCGAGATCATCGCGCGCTGCACGACCAAGGGCGACGAGCTCGCGCTCGCCCGCTGCGATCTCGATCTCTGCAATTCCTACAAGCGCACGACGTTCAATTTCGACGCTCACCGCCAGCCGCGGGCCTACGGGATGATCGTGGAGCGCAAGGGCGTGACGACCATGGCGGATGGCACGCCGGTGAAGGGGTGA
- a CDS encoding MFS transporter, with protein MKRRLRAIFVGSVGNLVEWYDFYAYAAFSLYFAKAFFPDGDEVVQQLNAALLFAAGFLVRPLGGWLFGHLADRYGRRNALTLSVVMMCFGSLIIAVTPTYASIGLAAPIILGLARVLQGLSLGGEYGTSATYLSEVADEKNRGFYSSFQYVTLIGGQLCAILVLLLLQKVFLSTEEIRAWGWRVPFAFGAVLAVVAALMRSNLHETDAFKNSQAAVKKSSSIRMLLNYPRELLLVVGLTMGGTAAFYTYTTYMQKFLRLSVKLTDDQTTMVTAGSLVFAMMLQPIYGAISDRIGRKWLLIGFGVSGTLFTIPLLTTLQATHDAFSAFLLIAAAWMIVSGYTAINAVVKAELFPTSVRATGVGVPYALTVSIFGGTAESIALWFKSIGHESWFYWYLTGCIAVSLLVYLTMRDTKTMSAMDRHE; from the coding sequence ATGAAGCGCCGGCTGCGGGCGATCTTCGTCGGTTCCGTCGGCAACCTCGTCGAGTGGTACGATTTCTACGCCTACGCGGCGTTTTCGCTCTATTTCGCCAAGGCGTTTTTCCCCGACGGTGATGAAGTGGTGCAGCAGCTCAACGCGGCATTGCTGTTTGCGGCGGGCTTCCTGGTGCGTCCCCTCGGCGGCTGGCTGTTCGGCCATCTCGCCGATCGCTACGGCCGGCGCAACGCCCTGACGCTGTCCGTCGTGATGATGTGCTTCGGGTCGCTGATCATCGCGGTGACACCGACCTACGCGTCGATCGGGCTGGCCGCTCCCATCATCCTCGGCCTTGCGCGCGTCCTGCAGGGCCTGAGCCTCGGCGGCGAATACGGCACCAGCGCCACCTATCTCAGCGAGGTCGCGGACGAGAAGAACCGCGGCTTCTATTCCAGCTTCCAGTATGTGACGCTGATCGGCGGTCAGCTCTGCGCCATCCTCGTGCTGCTCCTGCTGCAGAAGGTGTTTCTCTCGACCGAGGAGATCCGCGCCTGGGGCTGGCGCGTGCCGTTTGCGTTCGGCGCTGTGCTCGCGGTCGTGGCCGCGCTGATGCGCAGCAACCTTCATGAGACCGATGCCTTCAAGAACAGTCAGGCGGCGGTCAAGAAATCCAGCTCGATCCGCATGCTGCTGAACTATCCGCGCGAGCTTCTGCTGGTGGTGGGACTGACCATGGGCGGCACGGCGGCCTTCTACACCTACACCACCTATATGCAGAAATTCCTTCGCCTCTCGGTGAAGCTGACGGACGACCAGACCACCATGGTGACGGCAGGAAGCCTCGTTTTCGCGATGATGCTCCAGCCGATCTACGGCGCGATCTCCGACCGCATCGGGCGCAAATGGCTCCTGATCGGATTCGGCGTGTCCGGCACGCTGTTCACCATTCCGCTGTTGACGACGCTCCAGGCGACGCATGATGCGTTCTCGGCTTTCCTCCTCATCGCCGCGGCCTGGATGATCGTGTCGGGCTACACGGCGATCAATGCGGTGGTGAAAGCCGAATTGTTTCCGACCAGCGTGCGGGCGACCGGCGTCGGCGTGCCCTATGCACTGACCGTCTCGATCTTCGGCGGCACCGCGGAATCGATTGCGCTCTGGTTCAAGTCCATCGGTCACGAAAGCTGGTTCTACTGGTATCTGACCGGCTGCATCGCGGTGTCGCTGCTGGTTTATCTGACCATGCGTGATACCAAGACCATGTCCGCAATGGATCGCCACGAATAG
- a CDS encoding sigma-54 dependent transcriptional regulator, translated as MSGSVLVVDDEEIVRNSVRQWLELGGFTVRAAAGADEAIRLVTESPPDAVLTDFRMPHRSGLDLMRDVHRADPDIPVVLLTAHGDVPLAVAAMREGAYDFLQKPHDPELLSAVMTRAIERRQLKLQLRQLSDRLAAPGEIDARLVGLSKAMVAVRAGILELAGHDRDVIVTGETGTGKEVVARALHDFGPRAKAPFVAVNCAAIPAELFESELFGHEAGAFTGARGARIGKFEHASGGTLLLDEIESMPLPFQAKILRALQERTIERVGSNKLLPIDVRVVAAAKGDLATESRQGRFRSDLYFRLAAAEINLPPLRERGNDVLLLFEHFAAAAAKGAGRPMSSLRANDLDALLAHDWPGNVRELKNVAERYALGLAATGRSVAEILRRGEPGAPQRTLADRVAAYERALIEAALREHDGSIAAVTEELGVPRRTLNEKMAKYALARPGRKDS; from the coding sequence ATGAGCGGGTCCGTGCTCGTCGTCGACGACGAGGAGATCGTCCGCAATTCGGTGCGGCAATGGCTGGAGCTGGGCGGCTTCACGGTCCGGGCCGCCGCCGGCGCGGATGAGGCCATTCGCCTCGTGACAGAGAGCCCGCCCGACGCCGTGCTGACCGATTTTCGCATGCCGCACCGATCCGGACTCGATCTGATGCGCGACGTTCACCGCGCCGATCCCGACATTCCCGTCGTGCTGCTGACCGCGCATGGCGACGTGCCCCTGGCGGTCGCTGCGATGCGCGAGGGCGCCTACGACTTCCTGCAGAAGCCTCATGATCCCGAGCTCCTCTCCGCCGTCATGACGCGCGCCATCGAGCGGCGGCAGTTGAAGCTGCAGCTTCGCCAGCTCTCGGATCGCCTTGCCGCGCCCGGCGAGATCGATGCCCGCCTGGTCGGGCTGTCGAAGGCGATGGTGGCGGTGCGGGCCGGCATCCTCGAGCTGGCCGGTCATGATCGCGACGTGATCGTCACCGGCGAGACCGGAACCGGCAAGGAGGTGGTGGCGCGGGCCCTGCACGATTTCGGTCCGCGTGCGAAGGCCCCCTTCGTCGCCGTGAACTGTGCCGCGATCCCGGCCGAGTTGTTTGAGAGCGAATTGTTCGGCCATGAGGCCGGCGCCTTCACCGGCGCACGGGGCGCCCGCATCGGGAAGTTCGAGCACGCCAGCGGCGGCACGCTCCTGCTCGACGAGATCGAGAGCATGCCGCTGCCGTTCCAGGCCAAGATCCTGCGCGCCCTCCAGGAGCGTACGATCGAGCGGGTCGGCTCCAACAAGCTTCTGCCCATCGACGTTCGCGTCGTCGCGGCTGCAAAGGGTGATCTTGCGACCGAAAGCCGCCAGGGGCGCTTCCGTTCCGATCTCTACTTCCGCCTCGCGGCAGCGGAGATCAACCTGCCGCCGCTGCGCGAGCGCGGCAACGACGTCCTGCTGCTGTTCGAGCATTTCGCCGCCGCCGCCGCCAAGGGCGCGGGCCGCCCCATGTCGTCGCTGCGGGCGAACGATCTCGATGCGCTGCTCGCCCATGACTGGCCAGGCAATGTGCGCGAGCTGAAGAACGTTGCCGAACGCTACGCGCTGGGGCTCGCGGCGACCGGCCGCAGCGTGGCCGAGATCCTGCGGCGTGGCGAACCGGGGGCGCCGCAGCGGACGCTCGCCGACCGCGTTGCGGCCTATGAGCGCGCGTTGATCGAGGCCGCCTTGCGCGAGCACGATGGGTCGATCGCCGCCGTCACCGAGGAGCTCGGCGTTCCGCGCCGGACCCTGAACGAGAAAATGGCGAAATACGCCCTGGCGCGGCCCGGCCGCAAGGATTCCTGA
- a CDS encoding ATP-binding protein — translation MQRPRPALPRYVLIGIAALAAIAAAGWLAYVLALDAAFARMEREANDRLALIASTFDATVARYRYLPAVLSLADPIRELYRDPHDAAATTAANRYLKSLNQGARSAELYVLDSTGLALAASNFDLDSSFVGHNYGFRAYFIDAMRTGEGHYYAVGATTGQPGYFLSHRIMEGGKTLGVAVVKIDLSALEADWASAGDLVAMEDENGVIFLASREDWKYRPLLPIAAQRLAELNAAQQFGQAIDPAPVFVPKGDRERVQIGRARGRGNVELGDYALQVRPHDQGWRLLLFSDVADARRNASTVAIASVFALIASLLVVLVAYQRRQVVRAKLDAHDVLERRVAERTEELRRTMESLVQSAKLASLGQALAGVAHEINQPLAALITYVASSRVLLRRNEVDRAAANLDLMSSIAERMMALIDHLRMFARKETGTRSAVALAPVIDNAIRLLQYRIDNEHIEVVRSAPAEPLHGLANPIRLEQVVVNLLSNAIDAMRDGERRVLGVTLDRRDDSAVIEVSDTGAGIAPEHIKSLFDPFFTTKEIGEGLGLGLSISYGIVREFGGDILVDSTPGGGSTFKVVIPVMDVALASPHQELHA, via the coding sequence ATGCAACGCCCCCGTCCAGCCCTGCCGCGATACGTGCTGATCGGCATAGCCGCGCTTGCGGCCATCGCGGCGGCGGGCTGGCTGGCCTACGTCCTTGCGCTGGATGCCGCCTTTGCGCGCATGGAGCGGGAGGCCAACGATCGGCTTGCGCTGATTGCCAGCACCTTCGATGCAACCGTTGCGCGCTATCGCTATCTGCCGGCGGTCCTGTCGCTCGCCGATCCCATCCGCGAGCTTTATCGCGATCCCCATGATGCCGCGGCGACCACCGCCGCCAACCGCTACCTGAAATCGCTCAATCAGGGAGCCCGGTCCGCCGAGCTCTATGTTCTCGACAGCACCGGCCTTGCGCTTGCGGCAAGCAATTTCGACCTGGATTCGAGCTTCGTCGGACACAATTACGGGTTCCGCGCCTATTTCATCGACGCCATGCGCACCGGCGAGGGCCATTACTACGCCGTCGGCGCCACCACGGGACAGCCCGGCTATTTCCTGTCGCATCGGATCATGGAGGGCGGCAAGACCCTCGGCGTCGCCGTGGTCAAGATCGATCTCAGTGCGCTCGAGGCGGACTGGGCAAGTGCCGGCGATCTCGTCGCGATGGAGGATGAGAATGGCGTGATCTTCCTCGCCAGCCGCGAGGACTGGAAATACCGTCCGCTGCTGCCGATCGCCGCGCAGCGGCTCGCAGAACTGAATGCCGCGCAGCAATTCGGCCAGGCGATCGACCCAGCTCCGGTCTTCGTGCCCAAAGGCGACCGGGAACGCGTCCAGATCGGTCGCGCGCGCGGCCGAGGCAATGTCGAGCTTGGGGACTACGCCCTTCAGGTCCGTCCGCACGATCAGGGCTGGAGGTTGCTCCTCTTCTCGGACGTCGCGGATGCTCGGCGCAATGCGTCGACCGTCGCGATCGCGAGCGTCTTCGCCCTGATCGCCTCTCTGCTGGTCGTACTGGTGGCCTATCAGCGGCGGCAGGTCGTCCGGGCGAAGCTCGATGCACATGACGTGCTCGAGCGGCGCGTGGCCGAGCGCACCGAAGAGCTGCGCCGGACCATGGAAAGCCTGGTGCAGAGCGCCAAGCTCGCAAGCCTCGGTCAGGCACTCGCCGGCGTCGCGCACGAGATCAACCAGCCGCTTGCGGCGTTGATCACCTATGTCGCGAGCAGCCGCGTCCTGCTCCGCCGTAACGAGGTCGATCGTGCCGCCGCCAATCTCGACCTGATGTCCTCGATCGCCGAGCGCATGATGGCGCTGATCGATCACCTCAGGATGTTCGCGCGCAAGGAGACCGGCACGCGCAGCGCCGTCGCGCTCGCGCCTGTCATCGACAATGCGATCCGCCTGCTGCAATACCGGATCGACAACGAGCATATCGAGGTGGTGCGCTCCGCGCCCGCCGAGCCGCTCCATGGTCTCGCCAATCCGATCCGGCTCGAGCAGGTCGTCGTCAATCTGCTGTCGAACGCGATCGATGCGATGCGCGATGGCGAGCGGCGGGTCCTCGGGGTCACGCTCGACCGGCGCGACGACAGTGCCGTGATCGAGGTCAGCGACACTGGCGCGGGCATCGCACCCGAGCACATCAAGTCTCTGTTCGACCCGTTCTTCACGACCAAGGAGATCGGCGAGGGGCTTGGCCTCGGTCTCTCGATCTCGTACGGAATTGTCAGGGAATTCGGAGGAGATATCCTGGTGGACAGCACGCCGGGCGGGGGCTCGACTTTCAAGGTCGTCATTCCGGTCATGGACGTCGCGCTAGCCTCGCCACATCAGGAATTGCACGCATGA
- a CDS encoding helix-turn-helix transcriptional regulator, with product MRPVITPAQSRAARGLVDWSQSELGAQSNLSESTVRDFEKGRRIPGPNNLAAMRAALEGAGVLFIEENGEGAGVRLKKAKR from the coding sequence ATGAGACCGGTGATTACGCCCGCACAATCTAGAGCCGCACGCGGTCTTGTCGACTGGTCGCAGTCGGAGTTAGGCGCCCAATCCAATCTGAGCGAAAGCACGGTGCGAGATTTTGAGAAGGGCCGCCGAATTCCTGGCCCCAACAACCTTGCTGCCATGCGTGCTGCGCTGGAGGGCGCAGGCGTGCTCTTTATTGAGGAGAACGGCGAAGGAGCCGGTGTGCGGCTGAAGAAGGCGAAGCGCTAG
- a CDS encoding IS5 family transposase: MWTDITRAQFAREELRLPSDLTDAEWGVLERLLPVRAKRGRRPKWSYRDIVEAVLYLLRGGLPWRMLPPTLFPPMTTVQYYFYQWRDNGLWQSINHALLMLAREAIGREASPTAGVIDSQSVKTTESGGPRGYDAGKKIKGRKRHIVTDTQGLLVGAIVHAADVQDRDGAPDVLCSIRYRFPWLRHIFADGGYAGEKLKAVLEQIGRWTVEIIKRSDAAQGFEVLPRRWAVERTFAWLGRNRRLAKDFERTIESATAWLFLASVQLMTRRIAAIKTAMQF; this comes from the coding sequence ATGTGGACTGATATCACCCGGGCACAGTTTGCCCGAGAGGAGCTGCGTTTGCCAAGCGACTTGACGGATGCGGAATGGGGCGTGCTGGAGAGGTTGCTTCCTGTGCGGGCCAAGCGCGGGCGGCGCCCGAAATGGAGCTATCGTGACATCGTCGAGGCGGTGCTCTATCTGCTGCGCGGCGGGTTGCCGTGGCGCATGCTGCCGCCCACTCTGTTTCCACCAATGACCACGGTGCAGTACTATTTCTACCAGTGGCGCGACAACGGATTGTGGCAATCGATCAACCACGCACTCCTGATGCTGGCGCGCGAGGCGATCGGCCGGGAGGCCTCGCCGACGGCCGGCGTGATCGACAGCCAATCGGTCAAGACCACGGAAAGTGGCGGCCCTCGCGGCTACGACGCGGGAAAGAAGATCAAGGGTCGAAAGCGCCACATCGTCACCGACACCCAAGGGCTCCTGGTCGGAGCGATCGTTCACGCTGCCGACGTCCAGGATCGCGACGGCGCGCCAGATGTCCTGTGCAGCATTCGCTACCGCTTCCCCTGGCTGCGCCATATCTTCGCCGATGGCGGCTATGCCGGCGAAAAGCTCAAGGCGGTGCTGGAACAGATCGGCCGGTGGACTGTCGAGATCATCAAGCGCTCCGATGCCGCACAGGGCTTCGAGGTGCTTCCGCGCCGCTGGGCGGTCGAACGAACCTTCGCCTGGCTCGGCCGCAACCGCAGATTGGCCAAGGACTTCGAGCGAACCATCGAAAGCGCAACTGCCTGGCTCTTCCTCGCCTCTGTCCAACTCATGACAAGGCGCATCGCAGCGATAAAAACAGCAATGCAATTTTGA
- a CDS encoding DUF4062 domain-containing protein: MDRVYQVFVSSTFVDLEDERRQVSNALAKAGYLVAGMELFPATDQQQLDFIKRVIDRTDYYVVIVGGRYGSLAEDNLSFTEHEFEYAKLKGIPVLAFLHKHPDRIEARYTDRDPDQVARLEAFRAKLRDKRLVEMWTDANDLCRSVLIAVSQATNLTPRKGWIRGDQAIDPRVLQEAERLRIENSDLRQKLEDLQGSDVTFDPSLIGPNDALDFDIEVYIENGAGGADRAGTRVASASLGEVFVSLYDLLLTEPEEYLIRQSIGAFLGARTAIEEESARYAISDQELIKLRYQFEALGLIQTTGGTTMSGLLRSERRFVAWRPTEKGRRYVIQSRSVLRRIDS, translated from the coding sequence ATGGACAGAGTTTATCAGGTTTTCGTAAGCTCCACCTTTGTCGATTTAGAAGACGAGAGACGGCAAGTAAGCAATGCCCTTGCCAAGGCTGGTTATCTTGTGGCTGGGATGGAATTGTTCCCCGCAACAGATCAACAGCAACTTGATTTTATCAAACGCGTCATCGATCGAACCGACTATTACGTCGTGATTGTTGGTGGTCGTTACGGGTCGCTAGCTGAGGACAACCTGAGCTTTACGGAACACGAATTCGAATACGCGAAGCTGAAGGGCATCCCGGTATTGGCCTTTTTGCATAAGCATCCGGACCGGATCGAAGCTCGTTACACAGATCGCGACCCCGACCAAGTGGCGCGCCTTGAAGCATTCCGTGCAAAACTGCGGGACAAGCGATTGGTCGAGATGTGGACTGATGCCAATGACCTCTGTAGAAGCGTGCTTATTGCGGTTTCTCAAGCCACCAACCTGACTCCCAGAAAGGGGTGGATTCGGGGTGACCAAGCGATTGACCCGCGGGTGCTTCAAGAAGCAGAGCGTCTTCGGATCGAAAATTCCGATTTAAGGCAGAAGCTGGAGGATCTACAGGGAAGCGACGTGACATTCGATCCGAGCCTAATCGGGCCAAACGACGCCTTAGATTTTGATATCGAGGTTTATATTGAAAACGGCGCGGGGGGAGCCGACCGCGCTGGCACGCGAGTAGCCTCCGCAAGTCTCGGAGAGGTGTTCGTCAGTCTCTACGATCTTCTTCTTACGGAGCCCGAAGAATATTTAATTCGTCAGAGCATCGGCGCCTTTCTTGGGGCAAGAACGGCGATCGAAGAGGAATCGGCCAGATACGCAATATCAGACCAAGAACTGATAAAGCTCCGCTATCAGTTTGAAGCTTTGGGCCTCATTCAGACAACCGGTGGCACAACAATGTCTGGACTGTTGCGCTCCGAACGGCGCTTTGTGGCGTGGCGTCCGACCGAGAAAGGGCGTCGATACGTGATCCAAAGCCGCTCCGTCTTGAGGCGCATCGACTCGTAG